In Aspergillus nidulans FGSC A4 chromosome II, the genomic stretch CCACTTACTACTGATACAGGTGCACCGCACGTTACGGCATGTTTTCCATTGTTCGGATAAATTGCCACTATCTGATAAGCTATCAAGTGTTCAGCCTCATATCTATTAGATTAAATTTGTAACTGTAGAGCGCCGTTCGTTATATGCCCATTGCCGTGGTTTATTGCCATTTCTGTACAACCACTCCTCCACGCTTGAACTCGGGCAGGTCACCCAGCACGGCTGCCTTATCAGTGAGTTCTTTGCTAGGGAATGTTGTCAAAAGCACCCACGGGCGAGCCTGGCTCTGGGGACTAGCAGCGGACACAAAATCATAAACATCGCCAATTGTATGAGTAGTATTGAACCGGGAGGTAAGACGTGTTCCGTCGCCGAGTCGAATTTGCAAAGTGACAACAGGCTGGGATTCATCCACATTTGGCTTGGGAGGTCCAGAGCTGGATTGAGGCGCTGGGGCTGGTTCGGAGGGTGCAGGTGCTCGAATCCCGGGCGTCGGGCTACCCAGTCGCTGTCCCTTGCCCGCAAAAGGCTGGTACTTAGGCTTCGGCCTGACATATTTTTCGTCATGTTGTTTGATCTCAACATCCACATCCTGGCCATGCTGCGCGTTCATAATCGACAGCGGAGCGCGGCCCTGTCGAATGCTATTCAGAATCTCGGCATTCTGAGGATCGTCGGAGCGATATAGTtcaccatcgtcaacggAAAAACCATCCGCCCAGAAATGGAGCGTCCGCCGCACACGTCGAGGAatctgaggctgagcaggcCCACTCGGAGTATCAATCACTCTGCTTGGTGTGTCCTCACCACCTAATGTGCGGGCGGGGCCAGTGAAGTAGTTTCGTCTTGGTTCGCTGTCATCGGATGCCGGGAGCTGAGTTCTGGAAGCAATGAGTATTTGGGTAATTAATCAACGATAAAAGACGCACCTTCTGGCTTTCTCgatgattttcttcttgaggtCGTCTGGGTTCTGCACGGCTAGCCCAGACTTTTCGCCCCCGGCAAAGAAATCCTGGTtctcatcgtcgtcatcatcggaGCTATCGGCCGCTCCAGATGCAAGGTCGCCCAGCGTTGCGAACTTCTTTGGAGGTTGTTTACGAGACGAGGAAGATTCTCTAGGTGTAGAAGATGAGGATTTTGCGGATGGCTGGCCTGTTGGCTCGCTCGACCCCGCGGTCTCGTCCTGCTCCGCAAAGAATTCGGTGACTGCGGCCTCAAGGTCCCAGCCGTTGGTTGCTAGATACTCTTGTGCCTAGCTAGTTGTTAGTGAGACCTCGAGTTTGTAACTAGCTACGCACCTCATCTGGACGCGCCCTGGTCATGGCGCAGAACTGCGAGACGGCCTCATCGTGTTCGGCGGGGTTCATGGTATAATACTAGCCGGCGCTCAAACGTAAGCAGATATCGCTTCGGTCTTCAAGTGCTGAACTCTACGGTGAAAAAGAGGACAGATAAACAGGTAATGAGTATGGGAGGCTGATGAAGGTAATGAAAGGTATTTCGGAATCTAGCCTCgacaaagcaaaagcaaCACCTGGACAGTACGTCACTGTTGCCTGATTGGCCGGACTCAATATATTCCGTACTGCTTCAGGAACAGACTCAGGACATCGAATCTCATCTATAGTCATATTGACCAGGAATCTTTTACCTCAAGCTACCGATATCGAGTCAGTGTACTCGAATTCCCCGTCGTGAGATGCTGTCTTTGTTGTCTGGGGAGTTGGGGATCTATTGTCTTTGCTTACGTAAACCATAATCGCGGAGATCATCAGCGGTCTCATGAGCTCGCTCAAGCTCAACACGAATCAGCATAATTCATTCGTCGGTTACTCTGCGCCAGTTACTCTGCGCCATCTCGACCATACTCCTCCCTTACAACTTCTCAACTATAATCTCCGCAGATTGTCCTCATAGCAAATTCTGCGCTGTGGCACTCCAT encodes the following:
- a CDS encoding protein phosphatase regulator SHP1 (transcript_id=CADANIAT00004279), with product MNPAEHDEAVSQFCAMTRARPDEAQEYLATNGWDLEAAVTEFFAEQDETAGSSEPTGQPSAKSSSSTPRESSSSRKQPPKKFATLGDLASGAADSSDDDDDENQDFFAGGEKSGLAVQNPDDLKKKIIEKARRTQLPASDDSEPRRNYFTGPARTLGGEDTPSRVIDTPSGPAQPQIPRRVRRTLHFWADGFSVDDGELYRSDDPQNAEILNSIRQGRAPLSIMNAQHGQDVDVEIKQHDEKYVRPKPKYQPFAGKGQRLGSPTPGIRAPAPSEPAPAPQSSSGPPKPNVDESQPVVTLQIRLGDGTRLTSRFNTTHTIGDVYDFVSAASPQSQARPWVLLTTFPSKELTDKAAVLGDLPEFKRGGVVVQKWQ